A part of Maridesulfovibrio hydrothermalis AM13 = DSM 14728 genomic DNA contains:
- a CDS encoding methyl-accepting chemotaxis protein produces MQFKSINTKLAVLIAVVVSISVAGFVVVVSSMTNSAVLSIQEQNMEVLNNKIVNEVEQFLELSKHDLVGFSRNRDYKDGFIDRDAAMKATTILRETIRNYQNIKMLAAFDTSGKVLFGMSKDGQDMKGLDLSRREYVRDILNGKDFVISEVLRSKSSGDLVVVMAIPVRGDDGKMIGGFFSTLDWTEYSKRLVGDITIGENGYAYILDSEGRFIAHKVNQSLILRDMSQYQFVKDSLASHKGKTAYEWEGKSKIQFYQVVPMTGWVVCMSAYVSDLTSAASHQRNILIGMGLFMIVLLVGVISFTIRRQVTGPMAVIRDFTSEIAQGNFKAELRGKYVCELLELSENVIHMVKELKNKLGFSEGVLNGVSIPCIVADTDEKALFLNQSMLDLLGKPGTPDSYLGRTVGDIVYSESSRTTVAGKAISENRVQDNIEADIPAVDGSVRNTLVNASPLFDLDGQMLGAFIMITDMTEIKQQQKRIEENNIMISEAAASATEVSSQVSGFSEALAAQIEQSSRGAEEQSMMASEAATAMDEMNSTVFEVARNAANAADLAQDSQIKAGEGEEMVAKAVETIAEVRAQSEQLQEDMADLGKQAEGIGNIMGVISDIADQTNLLALNAAIEAARAGDAGRGFAVVADEVRKLAESTMTATSEVGNYISNIQSSAQKNIANTEKSTQSILEVTKLVNNSGEVLKVIVESVAETTDQVRSIATASEEQSAASEEISRSTGQINSIASETSQAMNESAEAVSRLSELAQELDGIISRMQN; encoded by the coding sequence ATGCAGTTTAAGAGTATTAACACAAAGCTTGCAGTTTTGATTGCTGTTGTTGTGTCCATATCAGTTGCAGGTTTTGTGGTAGTGGTCAGCTCCATGACCAATTCAGCAGTTCTTTCTATTCAGGAACAGAATATGGAGGTTCTGAATAATAAGATTGTTAATGAGGTTGAGCAGTTTTTAGAACTTTCTAAACATGATCTTGTAGGTTTTTCCCGCAACAGAGACTACAAAGATGGCTTTATTGACAGAGACGCTGCAATGAAAGCCACAACAATTTTGAGAGAAACAATTCGTAATTATCAAAATATAAAAATGCTTGCGGCTTTTGATACCAGCGGGAAAGTCCTTTTTGGAATGAGTAAAGACGGTCAGGACATGAAAGGGCTTGATTTAAGCCGCCGTGAATACGTCAGGGACATTCTGAACGGTAAGGATTTTGTTATCTCAGAGGTTTTACGTTCCAAAAGTTCTGGTGATCTCGTTGTTGTAATGGCTATACCCGTACGCGGGGATGATGGAAAAATGATTGGTGGTTTTTTCTCAACACTTGACTGGACGGAATATTCCAAACGACTTGTTGGAGATATTACTATCGGTGAGAACGGATATGCTTATATTTTAGACAGTGAAGGTCGATTTATCGCCCACAAAGTAAATCAATCTCTGATTTTGAGGGATATGTCACAATATCAATTTGTTAAGGACAGCCTTGCATCTCATAAAGGGAAGACAGCTTATGAATGGGAAGGCAAGTCTAAGATTCAATTCTATCAGGTTGTGCCTATGACAGGATGGGTTGTCTGCATGTCTGCTTATGTATCTGATTTGACCAGCGCAGCTAGCCATCAACGTAATATTCTTATCGGAATGGGCCTTTTCATGATTGTCTTGCTGGTCGGGGTGATCAGTTTTACAATCCGCAGGCAGGTTACCGGTCCTATGGCAGTGATCAGAGATTTCACCAGCGAAATTGCTCAAGGTAATTTCAAGGCCGAGCTTCGCGGGAAATATGTTTGTGAGCTGCTTGAACTTTCCGAGAACGTTATCCATATGGTTAAAGAGCTTAAAAACAAGCTGGGATTTTCTGAGGGAGTTCTTAACGGGGTCTCTATTCCTTGCATTGTGGCCGATACTGATGAAAAAGCTCTTTTTTTGAATCAAAGCATGCTGGATCTTTTAGGCAAGCCGGGGACCCCTGACAGCTATCTCGGCCGGACGGTGGGAGATATCGTTTATAGTGAATCATCCCGGACAACTGTTGCCGGAAAAGCTATCTCTGAGAATCGTGTTCAGGATAATATTGAAGCGGATATTCCCGCTGTGGATGGCTCAGTCCGTAATACCCTGGTTAATGCTTCACCTTTATTTGATCTTGACGGTCAGATGCTGGGGGCTTTTATAATGATTACTGACATGACTGAAATTAAGCAGCAGCAGAAAAGGATTGAAGAAAATAATATTATGATCTCCGAAGCTGCGGCCAGTGCTACGGAAGTATCCAGTCAGGTCAGCGGTTTTTCGGAGGCCCTTGCAGCGCAGATTGAGCAGTCCAGCCGTGGAGCAGAAGAGCAGTCCATGATGGCCAGCGAAGCCGCCACTGCAATGGATGAAATGAATTCCACTGTTTTTGAAGTAGCCAGAAACGCCGCTAATGCTGCTGATCTCGCTCAGGATTCGCAGATCAAAGCCGGTGAAGGTGAAGAAATGGTTGCCAAGGCTGTTGAAACCATTGCTGAGGTTCGTGCCCAATCGGAACAGCTTCAGGAGGATATGGCAGACCTAGGTAAGCAGGCTGAAGGTATCGGCAACATCATGGGTGTGATCAGTGACATTGCTGATCAGACCAATCTGCTGGCACTTAACGCAGCCATTGAGGCTGCACGTGCAGGCGACGCAGGAAGGGGGTTTGCCGTTGTTGCTGATGAGGTCCGGAAGCTTGCAGAAAGCACCATGACCGCTACCAGCGAAGTCGGGAATTATATATCCAACATTCAGTCCAGTGCTCAGAAGAATATTGCCAATACTGAAAAATCTACGCAATCCATTCTTGAGGTAACTAAACTGGTCAATAATTCCGGTGAAGTTCTTAAGGTGATAGTGGAGAGTGTGGCTGAAACTACTGATCAGGTTCGTTCTATTGCTACCGCATCTGAAGAACAGTCCGCTGCAAGTGAAGAGATCAGTCGCTCTACCGGACAGATTAATTCTATAGCCAGCGAAACTTCGCAGGCTATGAACGAGTCTGCCGAGGCTGTAAGCAGGTTGTCTGAACTGGCGCAGGAGCTAGACGGGATTATTTCCCGTATGCAGAATTAA
- a CDS encoding methyl-accepting chemotaxis protein has translation MKFKSINTKIAVLIATLVSVSVVAFVVVVSSMTNKAFYEIQKQNMNMMNHQLGKSVDTYLNLSIRELKSFAQNREFQKAFFDTYTRSDVVKSLKVSLAEHGRLTSIAAFNKNAEIVFGVDRTGKDLTGLGLGHRAYIRDVLSGKDVSISKVTPSETGTGNIIIMAVPVRDPSGRVFGGFLISLDWDRYSADLIGDIAIGKQGYVYILSDEGVVIAHGKRPDAVNLDVSSYDFVKQSLAGDDGFVTYEWEGEAKVQSYHRVAKTGWVVCMTAYVSDLTSVATRQRNILIGMGLFMIVVLVGAIVFAIRRQVVAPMARIKDFTAEIENGNFKAELEGVFSCELLELADNIQHMVDELKNKLGFSEGVLKGISIPCIVCGTDEKALFLNKEFLDLFGKPGRPEDYYGHSAGAIVYGDSSRTTIARTVMADKSAQYNMETEIVCANGKVRNTLVNASPLFDLDGHMLGAFIMITDMTEIKLQQKRIEESNIMISEAAASATEVSSQVSSFSEALATQIEQSSRGAEEQSMMASEAATAMDEMNSTVFEVAKNAANAADLAHESQVKAGEGEEMVAKAVETIAQVRIQSEKLQKDMAELGQQAEGIGNIMNVISDIADQTNLLALNAAIEAARAGDAGRGFAVVADEVRKLAEKTMTATNEVGSYIRNIQNSTQKNIASTEESTEAIGEVTDLVNQSGDVLKEIVKSVAATSDQVRSIATASEQQSAASEEISRSTGQINSIAGSTAQAMNDSAKAVSKMSELAQELNEIIDGMQN, from the coding sequence ATGAAATTTAAAAGTATAAATACTAAAATAGCAGTTCTTATAGCGACCTTGGTATCTGTTTCGGTGGTTGCTTTTGTTGTCGTGGTCAGTTCTATGACAAATAAGGCTTTTTATGAAATTCAAAAGCAGAACATGAATATGATGAACCATCAATTGGGAAAGAGTGTGGATACTTATCTCAATCTGTCTATTCGTGAATTAAAGTCTTTTGCTCAGAACAGAGAATTTCAAAAAGCTTTCTTTGATACCTACACACGTAGTGATGTAGTCAAGTCATTAAAGGTCAGTCTTGCGGAACACGGAAGACTGACTTCTATTGCAGCGTTTAATAAAAACGCTGAAATAGTATTCGGGGTGGATCGTACAGGGAAGGATTTAACGGGACTGGGGTTAGGTCATAGAGCATATATCAGGGATGTTTTATCCGGCAAAGACGTGTCAATTTCTAAAGTGACTCCAAGCGAAACGGGCACTGGCAACATAATCATTATGGCTGTTCCTGTGAGAGACCCTTCCGGACGGGTGTTTGGAGGTTTTTTAATTTCACTTGACTGGGACAGGTATTCAGCTGACCTGATAGGGGATATTGCTATTGGTAAGCAGGGTTATGTATATATTTTAAGTGATGAAGGTGTAGTCATTGCTCATGGGAAAAGACCTGATGCAGTAAATCTGGATGTGTCTTCTTATGACTTTGTCAAACAGAGTCTTGCCGGTGACGATGGTTTTGTTACTTATGAGTGGGAAGGAGAAGCTAAGGTTCAATCTTACCATCGTGTAGCTAAAACCGGTTGGGTTGTGTGCATGACCGCATATGTGTCAGATCTTACCAGTGTAGCAACAAGGCAGCGTAACATTCTTATCGGAATGGGATTGTTCATGATTGTCGTTCTTGTCGGTGCAATAGTGTTTGCCATTCGCAGACAGGTTGTAGCTCCGATGGCTCGGATCAAGGATTTTACGGCTGAAATCGAGAATGGCAATTTTAAGGCGGAGCTTGAAGGAGTCTTTTCATGTGAACTGCTTGAACTTGCGGATAATATTCAGCATATGGTCGATGAATTAAAAAACAAGTTAGGTTTTTCAGAAGGCGTGCTCAAAGGTATTTCCATTCCCTGCATAGTTTGTGGAACCGATGAAAAGGCTCTATTTCTGAATAAGGAATTTCTAGACCTTTTTGGCAAGCCGGGCCGTCCTGAAGACTATTACGGTCATTCTGCTGGGGCCATTGTTTATGGTGACTCGTCCAGAACGACAATTGCGCGTACGGTCATGGCAGATAAATCGGCTCAGTATAATATGGAAACTGAGATTGTTTGTGCCAATGGGAAGGTTCGTAATACCTTGGTAAATGCTTCTCCTTTGTTTGATCTTGACGGTCACATGCTTGGAGCATTCATTATGATTACCGATATGACTGAAATTAAGTTGCAGCAGAAAAGAATTGAAGAAAGCAATATAATGATCTCTGAAGCTGCGGCAAGTGCTACTGAAGTTTCCAGTCAGGTAAGCAGCTTTTCTGAAGCTCTTGCCACACAGATTGAACAGTCAAGCCGCGGAGCAGAAGAGCAGTCTATGATGGCCAGCGAAGCTGCTACTGCTATGGATGAGATGAATTCTACTGTTTTTGAGGTTGCTAAGAATGCTGCAAATGCTGCGGATCTTGCCCATGAATCACAGGTTAAAGCCGGTGAAGGTGAAGAGATGGTTGCCAAGGCAGTTGAAACCATTGCGCAGGTCCGTATTCAGTCCGAGAAGCTTCAAAAAGATATGGCAGAGCTTGGGCAGCAGGCTGAAGGTATCGGAAACATTATGAATGTGATCAGTGACATAGCCGATCAGACAAATCTGCTGGCACTTAATGCTGCAATAGAAGCTGCTCGCGCCGGAGATGCGGGAAGAGGTTTTGCTGTTGTTGCCGATGAAGTGCGCAAACTGGCAGAAAAAACCATGACAGCAACAAACGAGGTTGGTTCGTACATTCGCAATATTCAAAATAGTACCCAAAAGAATATTGCCAGTACCGAAGAATCAACCGAGGCTATCGGTGAAGTCACTGACCTTGTTAATCAGTCTGGTGATGTGCTTAAAGAGATAGTAAAAAGTGTTGCAGCAACGAGCGATCAGGTTCGTTCTATAGCGACTGCATCAGAGCAGCAGTCTGCGGCAAGTGAGGAGATCAGCCGTTCTACCGGGCAGATTAATTCTATAGCCGGTTCAACCGCTCAGGCTATGAATGATTCCGCCAAGGCAGTAAGCAAGATGTCGGAACTTGCGCAGGAGCTTAATGAAATTATCGACGGTATGCAGAATTAA
- the nhaB gene encoding sodium/proton antiporter NhaB → MPKTMSQALQKNLLGNSPDWYKLTIIGFLVLNPILMAVAGPFITGWVLIAEFIFTLAMALKCYPLPAGGLLAVEAVAIGLASPETVYNETVLNFPVILLLMFMVAGIHFMKDMLQYAFTKMITRVKSKVIISLLFCVAGAVLSAFLDALTVTAVIIAVAYGFYGIYHRFASTGKCSLSDDTLLKGECVNHLAEFRGFLRNLMMHGAIGTALGGVCTIVGEPQNLLIGKTMGWEFIEFFIRVAPVSMPVLVVGLITCVMLEVTGIFGYGYQLPQNVREILEEEDRKNDEEMSLKKKAALFTQACAALFLVFALAFHIAEVGLIGLTVIVLLTALNGITEEHRIGHAFEEALPFTALLVVFFAIVGVIHEQHLFAPIINYVLGLEGKVQLAAYYLANGILSMISDNVFVATVYVSETLKAFQNGVIDRQQFDLLAVAINTGTNIPSVATPNGQAAFLFLLTSAIAPLIRLSYGQMVKMAFPYTITMSITGLAATWYFL, encoded by the coding sequence GTGCCCAAAACAATGTCCCAGGCACTACAGAAGAACCTTTTAGGTAATTCTCCCGACTGGTATAAACTTACCATCATCGGTTTTTTAGTGCTTAACCCGATTCTTATGGCTGTCGCCGGACCTTTCATCACCGGTTGGGTGCTGATCGCTGAATTTATTTTCACTCTGGCCATGGCACTCAAGTGCTACCCTCTTCCCGCAGGCGGACTGCTTGCAGTTGAAGCAGTGGCTATCGGGTTAGCGTCACCGGAAACTGTATATAATGAAACAGTACTTAACTTTCCGGTAATTCTGCTGCTGATGTTCATGGTTGCTGGTATTCATTTTATGAAAGACATGCTGCAGTATGCCTTCACTAAAATGATCACCCGCGTGAAATCTAAAGTTATCATCTCGCTGCTTTTCTGCGTTGCAGGCGCAGTCCTTTCTGCATTCCTTGACGCATTGACAGTTACAGCTGTCATCATTGCGGTTGCTTATGGATTCTACGGGATCTACCACCGCTTTGCATCTACCGGTAAATGCTCTCTTTCAGATGACACTTTGCTTAAAGGCGAGTGTGTCAACCATCTTGCAGAATTCAGAGGATTCCTTAGAAACCTTATGATGCATGGTGCTATCGGTACTGCCCTCGGTGGTGTTTGTACCATCGTAGGTGAGCCGCAGAACCTGCTTATCGGTAAGACCATGGGCTGGGAATTCATTGAATTCTTCATCAGGGTTGCTCCGGTATCCATGCCTGTACTGGTTGTAGGTCTTATTACCTGCGTCATGCTGGAAGTAACCGGTATCTTCGGTTACGGCTATCAGCTGCCTCAGAATGTACGTGAAATTCTTGAAGAAGAAGACCGCAAAAATGACGAGGAAATGAGCCTGAAGAAAAAAGCAGCCCTGTTCACTCAGGCTTGCGCAGCTCTATTCCTCGTATTTGCTCTGGCATTCCATATTGCAGAAGTCGGCCTCATCGGCCTGACAGTCATCGTTCTGCTTACCGCACTTAACGGCATCACCGAAGAACACAGAATCGGTCATGCATTTGAAGAGGCTCTGCCTTTTACCGCTCTGCTGGTTGTGTTCTTCGCAATCGTCGGTGTTATTCATGAACAGCACCTTTTTGCGCCGATCATTAACTATGTACTCGGACTTGAAGGCAAAGTTCAGCTTGCAGCCTACTATCTTGCCAACGGAATCCTATCTATGATTTCAGATAACGTATTTGTTGCGACAGTATACGTTTCCGAAACCTTGAAAGCATTCCAGAACGGCGTTATCGACCGTCAGCAGTTCGACCTGCTCGCAGTTGCTATCAACACCGGTACTAACATTCCCAGTGTTGCAACTCCTAACGGACAGGCAGCATTCCTGTTCCTGCTGACCTCCGCCATCGCTCCGCTCATCAGGCTTTCATACGGCCAGATGGTCAAGATGGCTTTCCCCTACACGATCACCATGTCTATTACCGGCCTCGCCGCAACATGGTATTTCCTGTAG
- a CDS encoding hexapeptide repeat-containing transferase, producing the protein MKQLNKLINHIVNRVNVNLREPLVDVGPFVQDLIPKDSFALYYAFYALTNNHPLKFHFRHSSVGGTYFLGKCKVNHSILYKSDIRGDELKRKGSIVECNGQQIKLRDDEVIKIRDSFLMKTLVHNNSHDPENLEAFKISNTVSLHYANIHGTSVEGCFLEPFASVDLSICHDCAVGAYSYVQAGELSHKRINPGRIWVKADGAFEFNYQYPEEILNKYIRMENHRPKGILMDFFDERKEDFIPIYSAVNPENIVDVPDGASVSPYAVLKGECKVEKNVLIAQRAYLEDSYMGPGANAQENCYIINSTYDGDDVTAHGGKVIHCHLGRQVFVGFNSFLNGKEDCKIEIGTGSIIMPHTIIDAIEPLKIPDNFLVWGYISKQEDLEMHSIPLSDFAALKGQFRLGNMTFEGIGAKFVDGFRHRIKHILECNGAFWDGSEETAGHAQQTQDISFNILQPYPEGELQGLYPELSIDPLEPSDL; encoded by the coding sequence ATGAAACAGCTCAATAAACTTATCAACCACATTGTCAACCGCGTGAACGTCAATCTGCGTGAACCGCTTGTCGATGTAGGACCGTTTGTTCAAGATCTTATTCCTAAAGACAGCTTTGCTCTCTACTACGCATTCTACGCCTTAACCAACAACCATCCTTTGAAATTTCACTTCCGTCATTCCAGCGTCGGAGGAACCTACTTCCTCGGAAAATGTAAAGTTAACCACTCTATACTTTACAAGAGTGACATCCGTGGTGACGAACTGAAAAGAAAAGGCAGTATAGTTGAGTGCAACGGTCAGCAGATCAAGCTTCGCGATGATGAAGTTATCAAAATAAGAGACAGTTTTCTCATGAAAACCCTCGTGCACAATAACTCACATGATCCTGAAAACCTTGAAGCTTTCAAAATTTCCAACACTGTTTCTTTGCATTATGCCAATATCCACGGCACTTCCGTAGAAGGTTGCTTCCTTGAGCCTTTCGCCTCGGTCGACCTTTCCATCTGCCATGACTGCGCAGTGGGAGCATACTCCTACGTTCAGGCCGGGGAACTTTCCCATAAACGCATCAACCCCGGACGGATCTGGGTTAAAGCTGACGGTGCGTTTGAATTCAACTATCAGTACCCTGAAGAAATTCTCAACAAATATATCCGCATGGAAAACCACAGACCCAAAGGAATTTTGATGGACTTCTTTGATGAAAGAAAAGAAGACTTCATTCCTATCTACTCTGCGGTCAACCCCGAGAATATTGTTGATGTTCCTGACGGTGCGTCTGTCAGCCCGTACGCAGTTCTTAAAGGCGAATGCAAAGTTGAAAAGAACGTGCTTATTGCCCAGAGAGCCTACCTCGAAGACTCATACATGGGACCAGGCGCAAACGCACAGGAAAATTGCTACATAATCAATTCCACCTACGACGGAGACGATGTAACTGCTCACGGCGGCAAGGTCATTCATTGCCACCTTGGCAGACAGGTCTTTGTCGGATTCAACTCTTTCCTTAATGGTAAAGAGGATTGCAAGATTGAAATCGGGACAGGTTCAATAATAATGCCTCACACTATTATTGATGCTATAGAGCCTTTGAAAATACCTGACAATTTTCTCGTTTGGGGCTATATCAGCAAACAAGAAGATCTCGAAATGCACTCGATTCCTCTTTCAGACTTCGCTGCACTCAAAGGCCAGTTCCGCCTCGGCAACATGACTTTTGAAGGCATCGGAGCAAAGTTTGTAGATGGTTTCAGACACCGTATTAAACACATTCTTGAATGTAACGGTGCCTTCTGGGACGGTTCCGAAGAAACAGCGGGACACGCCCAGCAGACCCAGGACATTTCCTTCAATATCCTGCAGCCATACCCCGAAGGGGAACTGCAAGGACTCTACCCGGAACTGTCAATCGACCCATTAGAGCCTAGCGACCTGTAA
- a CDS encoding SLC13 family permease, with product MSAETATQPKSFDMKRLFFMLLGVALFLLVYYCPAWPDAIDPAGKHFALSQQAKGAIAVFLLAGTWWIFEVVPIGVTSLAIGVLQAAFMIRSPKAAFNDFMDPSVLFIFASIMIGLVFTKTGLTKRLAYKMLMIVGEKTSRIYLGVFVVTALLTHIMAHTAVAATIYPLLLAIYSLYGEGDKPTKFGKGLFIGMAYVAGAGSIVTLLGAARGAVAIGFYNEILGKDITFFELTYYMAPIGWAMVFLLWGFFMIFLKPEKDTIPGLREKAKELNDQMGPLSRDEIMAAILVGTVIVVMSLRSFIPELKAIDKTSIILVSSISFFVFKILDIDDLEDIPWNIILLFAGAMSIGFCLWETKAAEWMAVNWLVMFQNSSGFIFILSIAFFVMMMTNFIMNVAAIAISLPVALVIAPYLGVAPEVILFAALVVAGMPFLLLVGAAPNAIAYDSKQFTTGEFFMYGVPASIMLMVVTAIFVKFIWPLMGMPVEILKTLPG from the coding sequence ATGAGTGCTGAAACTGCAACGCAGCCTAAATCTTTCGACATGAAGCGGCTTTTTTTCATGCTGCTTGGTGTCGCCCTTTTTCTTCTTGTATACTACTGTCCGGCATGGCCTGATGCTATTGATCCGGCAGGTAAACACTTTGCCCTCTCCCAACAGGCTAAAGGTGCTATTGCGGTCTTTCTGCTGGCTGGTACATGGTGGATCTTTGAAGTTGTGCCCATCGGCGTAACCTCACTGGCCATCGGTGTTTTACAGGCCGCGTTCATGATCCGTTCGCCGAAAGCCGCTTTTAACGATTTCATGGACCCTTCGGTTCTTTTTATCTTTGCCTCCATCATGATCGGTCTGGTTTTCACCAAGACCGGACTGACCAAACGTCTGGCCTATAAGATGCTCATGATTGTGGGAGAAAAAACCAGCCGGATTTATCTGGGTGTATTTGTTGTAACCGCCCTGTTGACCCATATCATGGCTCACACTGCTGTTGCTGCAACCATTTACCCATTACTTCTCGCTATTTACTCCCTCTACGGAGAAGGTGACAAGCCCACTAAATTCGGTAAAGGCCTGTTCATCGGTATGGCCTACGTAGCTGGAGCGGGTTCCATTGTAACTCTCCTGGGTGCGGCGCGAGGCGCGGTTGCTATTGGATTTTATAACGAAATTCTCGGCAAAGACATCACCTTCTTTGAACTGACCTACTACATGGCTCCTATCGGCTGGGCAATGGTATTCCTGCTTTGGGGATTCTTCATGATCTTCCTCAAGCCTGAAAAAGACACTATCCCCGGACTGCGTGAAAAAGCCAAAGAACTCAATGACCAGATGGGACCACTGTCCCGCGATGAAATAATGGCGGCAATTCTTGTCGGTACTGTTATTGTTGTCATGAGCCTGCGCTCCTTCATTCCGGAGCTTAAAGCCATCGATAAAACATCCATTATTCTGGTCTCGTCCATCTCCTTCTTTGTATTCAAAATTCTGGACATCGATGACCTTGAAGATATTCCATGGAACATCATCCTGCTCTTCGCCGGTGCTATGTCCATCGGTTTCTGTCTATGGGAAACCAAAGCAGCCGAATGGATGGCGGTTAACTGGCTGGTCATGTTCCAGAATTCAAGCGGATTCATATTCATCCTGTCCATTGCATTCTTCGTCATGATGATGACCAACTTCATTATGAACGTAGCTGCGATTGCAATCTCACTGCCGGTTGCTCTGGTTATTGCGCCTTACCTTGGCGTTGCACCTGAAGTTATCCTCTTCGCAGCACTCGTAGTTGCCGGTATGCCCTTCCTCCTTCTGGTCGGCGCTGCTCCTAACGCGATTGCTTACGACTCCAAGCAGTTCACCACCGGTGAATTCTTCATGTACGGCGTTCCCGCAAGTATTATGTTAATGGTCGTAACTGCCATTTTCGTAAAATTCATCTGGCCGCTCATGGGTATGCCTGTTGAAATATTGAAGACCTTGCCGGGCTAG
- a CDS encoding CBS domain-containing protein — translation MKNLKAKDLMIPASEYCRVKKDTTLFDAMQFLVTQSEKKDLSHPHRDLLVEDEDGKVIGKVTMLDIFQHMEPAYFKVADQRHSTALSKDYVQKVYTDFNLWSEPLSSLCQKSSGVEVKEVMHTPKRSELVDEEDSLDKALHAFVLGVHQPLLVQKDGVITGVLRLGDAFEKVRTAILACEI, via the coding sequence GTGAAAAATCTTAAAGCAAAAGATCTTATGATTCCGGCATCAGAATACTGCCGGGTCAAAAAAGACACCACTCTCTTTGATGCTATGCAATTTCTGGTTACACAGAGTGAAAAAAAAGACCTTTCTCACCCTCACCGTGACCTGCTGGTGGAAGATGAAGATGGCAAAGTAATTGGAAAAGTTACCATGCTTGACATATTCCAGCATATGGAGCCGGCCTATTTCAAGGTAGCCGACCAGCGCCATTCAACCGCTCTGAGCAAAGATTATGTTCAGAAAGTTTACACTGACTTCAACCTCTGGTCCGAGCCATTGAGTTCTCTTTGTCAGAAAAGTTCCGGAGTTGAGGTCAAAGAAGTCATGCATACTCCCAAACGCTCTGAACTTGTAGACGAAGAAGACAGTCTGGATAAAGCCCTGCACGCATTTGTGCTTGGCGTGCATCAGCCTCTTCTGGTTCAAAAGGACGGCGTAATTACCGGAGTTCTCCGTCTTGGAGATGCATTTGAAAAAGTGAGAACTGCCATTCTCGCTTGTGAGATCTAA
- a CDS encoding response regulator: protein MKIMIVEKDLEFREHLALRLESAGLTVSESGNLQEAEKLARKSNSELDCVVLGLSGFGRSSLEFMENISTAVPELKVVLINRHNKIPLSIEAMNLGACAEISVPVDIAALAKTLHRCCSGCADKEH, encoded by the coding sequence ATGAAGATAATGATTGTTGAAAAGGATTTGGAATTTCGTGAACACCTTGCTCTGCGACTTGAAAGTGCCGGGCTTACGGTTTCAGAATCCGGCAACCTGCAAGAAGCAGAAAAGCTCGCAAGAAAAAGCAATAGCGAGCTTGACTGCGTTGTTCTTGGACTTTCCGGATTCGGACGCAGTTCTCTGGAGTTCATGGAGAATATTTCAACAGCCGTTCCTGAATTGAAAGTTGTTCTAATAAATCGGCACAATAAGATTCCGCTTTCCATAGAAGCTATGAATCTGGGGGCTTGTGCTGAAATTTCAGTCCCGGTTGATATTGCTGCTCTTGCTAAAACTCTGCACCGCTGCTGCTCGGGCTGCGCAGACAAAGAGCATTAA
- a CDS encoding NifB/NifX family molybdenum-iron cluster-binding protein: MSHRLLIPLFNDDVAPRFDLATDVMLVKISSDNKLHERIIVLPQASADDLCALATSDNTHAVICGGIDDEHYQYLVWKGIKILDDVIGPVEKVLAAYKTGKLTAGINFHATPVSFS, from the coding sequence ATGTCACACAGGTTACTCATCCCGCTCTTCAACGACGACGTGGCTCCGCGCTTCGATCTGGCAACCGACGTTATGCTGGTCAAAATCAGTTCCGACAATAAACTGCATGAACGTATAATCGTCCTGCCTCAGGCTTCCGCCGATGATCTATGCGCACTAGCCACCTCTGACAATACCCATGCCGTAATCTGCGGAGGCATAGATGACGAGCACTATCAATACCTCGTCTGGAAGGGAATAAAAATCCTCGACGATGTCATAGGGCCGGTTGAGAAAGTTCTTGCAGCCTATAAAACCGGAAAACTTACTGCCGGTATCAACTTTCACGCAACTCCCGTCTCCTTTTCCTAA